The Triticum dicoccoides isolate Atlit2015 ecotype Zavitan chromosome 6A, WEW_v2.0, whole genome shotgun sequence genome has a window encoding:
- the LOC119318655 gene encoding plant intracellular Ras-group-related LRR protein 6-like, whose product MERILKSARESGSLNLSNRSLSEVPGEVYNNLDTGSLDDKWWEGVDLQKLILAHNNLEVLREDLRNLSSLVVLNISHNQISSLPAAIGDLPLLKSLDASFNQIKLIPEEVGLATALIKVDFSNNCLTELPASLGRCLNLSELKASNNNISRLPDELAGCCKLSKFDLEGNKLVLLPENMFTSWTLLTELNAAKNQLTAIPASIGALSKLVRMDLHQNKITSIPSSIKGSSSLAEFYMGNNLLSTIPDDIGMLSKLGTLDLHSNQLKEYPVGACKLKLSFLDLSNNALSGLPPELGTMTTLRKLLLSGNPMRALRSSLVSGPTSTLMKYLRSRLSSEEEASGSRTTPTKDDQISAARRLSVSSKELNLSGLGVPNVPPAAWETSDVVKLDLSKNLIEDLPNELSLCSSLQALILSNNKIKKWPGMVVSSLPSLTTLKLDNNPLAEISSTDLVSLSKLEVLDLSGNASSFSESSVVSSLPQLQELYLRRMKLQEFPIGLVQLKYLRILNLSQNNLSTIPEGIKDFTALIELDLSDNNITRLPAELGLLEPSLQVLKLDGNPLRSIRRTVLERGTKAVLSYLKEKLPSN is encoded by the exons ATGGAGCGGATCCTCAAGTCCGCCAGGGAGTCCGGCTCCCTCAACCTCTCCAACCGCTCCCTCAG CGAGGTGCCCGGGGAGGTGTACAACAACTTGGACACGGGCAGCCTGGATGACAAATGGTGGGAG GGAGTCGACCTTCAGAAGCTCATACTGGCTCATAACAACCTGGAAGTATTGAGAGAAGACCTTAGGAATCTGTCTTCTCTTGTCGTGTTAAACATAAGCCACAATCAGATATCTTCCCTTCCTGCAGCTATTGGAGA CCTTCCTTTGTTGAAATCACTGGATGCCTCATTCAATCAAATAAAACTTATACCCGAAGAAGTTGGCTTGGCTACTGCTTTAATCAA GGTTGACTTCTCAAATAATTGCCTCACTGAGCTGCCAGCTAGCCTTGGCAGATGCTTGAACTTGTCAGAACTCAAG GCATCAAACAACAACATATCCAGATTACCAGATGAACTTGCTGGTTGCTGCAAGCTGAGTAAATTTGATCTGGAG GGAAACAAGCTTGTGCTACTTCCAGAAAATATGTTCACATCATGGACACTGCTCACAGAGCTGAATGCTG CGAAAAATCAACTTACGGCCATTCCGGCTAGTATCGGAGCACTTTCAAAATTAGTTCGAATGGACCTGCACCAGAACA AGATAACTTCGATTCCTTCTTCCATAAAGGGATCTTCTTCTCTAGCTGAGTTCTACATGGG aAATAATTTATTGTCGACAATACCAGATGATATTGGCATGCTATCAAAATTAGGAACACTTGATCTTCACTCCAATCAG CTGAAGGAGTATCCTGTGGGAGCTTGCAAACTCAAGCTCAGTTTTCTTGATCTGTCAAACAACGCATTATCCGGCCTTCCACCCGAACTAG GTACAATGACAACCCTAAGAAAGCTTCTGCTTAGCGGAAATCCTATGAGGGCACTTCGTAG TTCTTTGGTTTCTGGACCAACATCAACATTGATGAAGTATCTGCGAAGCCGCCTTTCTTCTGAGGAGGAAG CATCAGGCTCTAGAACCACCCCAACAAAAGATGACCAGATTTCTGCAGCAAGACGATTATCTGTATCTTCAAAG GAGTTGAATTTGAGTGGTCTTGGTGTGCCCAATGTACCCCCTGCAGCTTGGGAGACAAGTGATGTGGTGAAACTTGATCTTTCTAAGAATTTGATAGAAGATCTGCCAAATGAGTTGTCCCTGTGCTCATCACTTCAA GCTTTGATTCTGTCTAATAACAAGATAAAAAAGTGGCCTGGCATGGTTGTTTCCTCCCTTCCCAGTCTCACTACCTTGAAGCTGGACAATAATCCTCTAGCAGAG atatcGTCCACTGATCTTGTGTCTCTATCAAAACTTGAAGTTCTGGATTTAAGTGGCAATGCATCCTCATTCAGTGAATCTTCTGTGGTTTCTTCATTACCACAACTGCAGGAACTCTATCTTAG GCGAATGAAACTTCAGGAATTTCCTATTGGGCTTGTACAATTAAAATATCTACGTATTCTTAATCTCAGTCAAAATAATCTCTCAACCATACCAGAG GGTATCAAAGATTTTACTGCTCTCATCGAGCTAGATCTTTCAGACAACAATATAACAAGGCTTCCAGCTGAGCTG GGTCTGCTTGAGCCTAGCCTGCAAGTGCTCAAACTTGATGGAAATCCCCTCAGGAG CATAAGGAGGACTGTTCTGGAGCGAGGAACAAAAGCTGTTCTCAGCTATCTCAAAGAAAAGCTTCCATCCAACTGA